The following are encoded in a window of Dysidea avara chromosome 4, odDysAvar1.4, whole genome shotgun sequence genomic DNA:
- the LOC136252898 gene encoding uncharacterized protein, which produces MTSLSVSEEALRQKILDLFKEKCSGNAGGAVIPLKDIVRETKAEKRAINKVLHNSPHHFTKVQDSPPHWKCTVDLGSLKTVQATDSAASNITTSTPEDGNDVVVSKEAAAVESPSKKEQLKPQVLAVLNDSPKSMKALEVAKKIGYQTAGDVNPSLYALKEEGKVVKVQDGWSIEGAVIMPDISPMMLDEKELFTHEEIPTADGRKEYRLRQVLPEDLTPPRKTGSATGRDTTDGKQAPPELNPETLSLLSSMFDDTNQYSQALKIVKLLRESVDKTVDDGDILTDLNYSTRQEYRPILEALKLNHLVKKIEGDIIKWKWIADPRM; this is translated from the coding sequence ATGACCAGTTTGTCAGTAAGTGAAGAAGCTCTACGACAGAAAATACTTGACCTGTTCAAGGAGAAGTGTAGCGGTAATGCTGGTGGTGCTGTGATACCACTGAAGGATATTGTGCGTGAGACAAAAGCAGAAAAGAGAGCAATTAACAAAGTACTACACAATTCACCACATCACTTCACAAAAGTACAGGACTCCCCACCACATTGGAAATGTACAGTTGATCTTGGTTCATTAAAAACTGTACAAGCTACTGATTCAGCTGCTTCCAATATCACCACTTCCACACCAGAAGATGGCAATGATGTTGTGGTCAGCAAAGAGGCAGCAGCAGTTGAGTCACCTTCAAAGAAGGAGCAATTAAAACCTCAAGTACTTGCTGTTCTAAATGACAGTCCTAAGTCCATGAAAGCACTAGAAGTTGCCAAGAAGATTGGCTACCAAACTGCTGGGGATGTTAACCCATCGCTGTATGCTCTAAAAGAAGAGGGAAAAGTTGTCAAAGTTCAGGATGGTTGGTCTATAGAAGGAGCTGTGATAATGCCAGATATCTCTCCTATGATGCTGGATGAAAAAGAATTATTTACCCATGAAGAAATACCCACTGCCGATGGAAGGAAAGAGTATCGACTGCGACAAGTGCTACCAGAAGATCTCACACCACCTAGAAAAACTGGGAGCGCTACTGGCAGAGATACCACAGATGGGAAACAAGCTCCACcagagctgaaccctgaaacaCTTAGCCTATTATCATCAATGTTTGATGACACTAATCAGTACAGTCAAGCATTAAAGATAGTTAAACTGCTAAGAGAGTCAGTTGACAAAACAGTAGATGATGGGGATATTCTTACTGATCTTAATTATTCCACAAGACAGGAGTATCGCCCCATACTTGAAGCGCTAAAATTGAATCATCTTGTAAAGAAGATTGAAGGTGACATAATAAAATGGAAGTGGATTGCAGACCCACGTATGTGA
- the LOC136252897 gene encoding uncharacterized protein, which produces MPCLLNFDNCESQSDFLSSYGDQKTNGNVEVCPLLLHFTPCSESSGPLDAFPRGIFCYLVVELLRDVSKWILVWSISRCEVFGNLVTLSHRGTGHKVTLIDRVLFLEVQIRRKDNSQPSIHFQVKEALEESLVEICNQFNYCDFEISSGFLCKECQGGETHMAKLSKNCQTCECSFGKTTIVTDSHRLWYEKEQPSSQEAHCGLVLELPEFNRSIRPQVARKWYDLGIQLSLNVDELDIIEANNPRDIKRCCTQMYQHWLNSDLQASREKLAMALQHIGYHTLAERIWNNSMEGMSSQPNNNTMSAFSLSSKLIVMMSVMIVILAIYFGIKINVLYCTCT; this is translated from the exons ATGCCATGCCTTTTAAATTTTGATAACTGTGAAAGCCAAAGTGACTTTCTTAGTTCCTATGGAGATCAGAAAACCAATGGAAATGTTGAAGTATGTCCATTACTATTACATTTTACACCATGTTCAGAATCTAGTGGACCACTTGATGCATTCCCTCGAGGTATCTTTTGCTATCTGGTGGTAGAACTCCTCCGAGATGTCTCAAAATGGATTCTTGTGTGGTCAATATCCCGGTGTGAAGTGTTTGGTAACTTAGTCACACTATCACATAGAGGAACTGGTCATAAAGTGACCTTGATAGACAGAGTTTTATTTTTAGAAGTTCAAATACGCCGTAAGGATAACAGTCAGCCCTCCATCCATTTCCAAGTCAAAGAAGCTTTAGAAGAAAGTTTAGTAGAAATATGTAACCAGTTTAATTATTGTGATTTTGAAATATCTTCTGGATTTTTATGTAAAGAGTGTCAAGGTGGAGAAACACACATGGCAAAACTATCCAAAAATTGTCAAACATGTGAATGTAGTTTTGGAAAGACTACTATAGTCACCGATTCACACAGACTTTGGTATGAAAAG GAACAACCATCATCACAAGAAGCACACTGTG GTTTGGTATTGGAGTTACCTGAGTTTAACAGATCCATTAGACCTCAAGTGGCTAGGAAGTGGTATGACCTTGGAATACAGTTGTCACTGAATGTGGACGAGTTGGATATCATAGAAGCTAATAATCCTAGAGATATAAAGCGGTGTTGCACACAGATGTATCAGCATTGGCTTAATTCAGACCTCCAGGCAAGCAGGGAAAAATTGGCAATGGCTTTGCAACACATTGGATATCACACATTGGCTGAAAGAATTTGGAATAATAGTATGGAAg GTATGTCAAGTCAACCTAACAATAACACAATGTCTGCATTCTCATTAAGTTCCAAGTTAATAGTGATGATGTCAGTGATGATTGTAATATTGGCAATTTACTTTGgaattaaaattaatgtgttatactgtacatgcacttga
- the LOC136252899 gene encoding BET1-like protein — protein MSWERDRGLGITEEMLEDENNRMISDISSKTRTLKQLAIDIRTETKDQVKLIGDSSGIFENATAFLGNSFTKVKQMNRTGTQNCRLMCYFSLFVVVFFFIMYSLIGRVLR, from the exons ATGTCTTGGGAGAGAGATAGAG GTTTAGGTATCACAGAGGAGATGTTAGAGGATGAGAACAACAGAATGATATCTGATATCTCATCAAAGACCAGAACACTAAAACAA CTTGCTATTGACATAAGGACTGAGACAAAAGACCAAGTGAAGTTGATTGGTGATTCG AGTGGAATATTTGAGAATGCAACTGCTTTCCTCGGAAACAGTTTCACAAAGGTGAAACAGATGAACAGAACAGGGACACAGAATTGTCGTTTGATGTGCTACTTCAGTTTGTTTGTCgtcgttttcttcttcatcatgTACAGCCTGATAGGAAGGGTGTTGAGATAG